From the genome of Thermodesulfovibrionales bacterium:
CAGTTGAGTAAGGCCGGACTTGCTGAAAAAAAGGAGCTCGACTGGAAAAATATCTATGGTCTCGGCAAGGGGCTCTGGAGAGGTGAAGACGCTCAAGAATATGTTAACCGGCTGAGAGAGGAATGTACGCTTTATGCTCCTTAACGCTTCCATTCGTATACGTCGCCCTGCTCAGGGAGACGGTGGCGCATGGAGGCTGTGAGCAGCATATCCCACCCACGCGCCATGAAGAACGCGCCGTTCGCGTTCATGTCGTTCGCGATTTAGCCAGGCTTCGGGATCAGCTTGCCGGAAGGGTGAAGTCTCGGTGAAGAAATGTTAGGCAAGTTCTCTTATACGCTTCTGAGCTTGACGCTTCCCGATTCTCCTGAGGGCTGCCAAAGCGGTAATCTGCCGTCCTTTGGGGCGAGATCTACCACGTTCCCAGTTTCCTATGGTCCCGCCGCTCACACCGACAAGCAGACCGCATTCTTTTGCAGACAGCCCCAGCCGCTTACGCGTTGACCGCAATCCTTTGGCCGAGAACCTGACGCTCGCTGCCTCGATCTGTCCAGCGCCCGCGGGAGGTTGCGGAAGCCTTTTATGAAGGTGCATGACCTCCCGTTCCAAGCCTTTCAGGCGCGCGGAGAGCTGTGCAATAA
Proteins encoded in this window:
- a CDS encoding helix-turn-helix domain-containing protein, which codes for MSNIAKLLKETIERGARKQARAETHALRKASGQYRKIIAQLSARLKGLEREVMHLHKRLPQPPAGAGQIEAASVRFSAKGLRSTRKRLGLSAKECGLLVGVSGGTIGNWERGRSRPKGRQITALAALRRIGKRQAQKRIRELA